The proteins below are encoded in one region of Candidatus Palauibacter soopunensis:
- the rpoB gene encoding DNA-directed RNA polymerase subunit beta, protein MTANGRPAVSFDKLARPMHMPHFLDVQREAFERLLQSKAIEEERRDLGLERVFREIFPITDVNENFSLEFVSYSLGEPKYEVEECIERDMTYSAPLKARLRLVIFETVGKDDEKRPGDILEKEVYLGDLPLLTEQGTFVVNGAERVIVSQLHRSPGVVFEETLHPNGTRLFSSRIIPFRGSWVEFTLDIHDVIHVHIDKKKKFPATALLRAFGYGRDVDILECFCRRRLVRIDAENDEESSTHREVTGTLVARSIANPDFGEDPEALELRGYEPAPDAPHWLADDLPGADGGEPVAALGDRLDAELIQRILDQEITSVEVFGEDDAFIVRRGELLGEEALERLVRAGVSEVEVYSSATFVPLRGTYEDLAMRRDWSSSPQLAADVVAEDTGEVLAEKGARFDSSLFAKLKAEKAREALVFTGGPRGESPLLRNTLAKDPTASEAAALHSIYSLVRPGEAPNLATARGALDRLFFNPKRYDLGRVGRHKINHRLKDVYRLLGLDIPAGDLVVLDPSDFVAIVRYLVELHEGRGYTDDIDHLGNRRVRSIGELIANQFSVGLSRMARLVRERMSINSDPEKISIDDLVNARTVSAVIQAFFGSSQLSQFMDQTNPLSELTHKRRLSALGPGGLTRERAGFEVRDVHYSHYGRMCPIETPEGPNIGLITSVTTYSRLNELGFLETPYRRVVNERVSQDEIVWLSASEEEEYSVAQANAELNPDGTFARSLVLCRRRDDYPLLPPDEIDFMDVAPDQLVAVSPALIPFLEHDDANRALMGSNMQRQAVPLLFPERPLVGTGLEGKVARDSGAVVLARRAGTVTRVTADEVEVDTGKPRRAAGEIPLARLTQYDSYRLRKFWRTNQDTAINQRPIVRVGDRVEAGDVIADGAGTDGGSLALGRNALVAFMPWFGHNFEDAIVISEKLVKGDVYTSVHIQELELHVRDTKRGMEEITREIPNVAEEALVDLDDRGIVRIGAAVRSGDILVGKITPKGETELSPEEKLLTAIFGEKAKDVKDSSLRVPPGVEGTVIDVKIFSRRIDDPLLEREHGERIAELREGEREEIARVMEARDEEILELLQGETVVLCLGRGSLEPLFAEGTKLTKTKLRSIDLGEIDLSTLKVKTEKSNDLIRRVEAEARMRVERIRERTEEGIDKIFQPDELSPGVVQLVKVYLAEKRKISVGDKMAGRHGNKGIIARVVPEEDMPVLPDGQSIEIVLNPLGVPSRMNVGQILETTLGWAARALGFEANTPVFQGATEHEIGALLKIGGAYWAARTLGSDVEPPELSYETIQTLVNEIQARAGDDPVSDDPASLGRTLDAYLEGGGELASYLRSLASFVLRVVRDVSGATTAAKLESEGWPKTAALSGRRRITSGVDAAVVELMERAGLRSNGKMRLRDGRTGDEFVADIAVGEIYMMKLSHLVDDKIHARSIGPYSLVTQQPLAGKAQFGGQRFGEMEVWALEAYGAAHTLQEMLTVKSDDVTGRSRVYEAIVKGDNLPKPGVPESFNVLVKELQALGLSVTLGGDESEPLF, encoded by the coding sequence TTGACGGCCAACGGCAGACCTGCGGTCTCGTTCGACAAGCTCGCCCGCCCGATGCACATGCCGCATTTCCTGGATGTGCAGCGAGAGGCGTTCGAGCGTCTGCTGCAGTCGAAGGCGATCGAAGAGGAGCGCCGGGACCTCGGTCTCGAGCGTGTTTTTCGGGAGATCTTCCCGATTACGGACGTCAACGAGAACTTCTCGCTGGAGTTCGTCAGCTACTCTCTCGGAGAGCCGAAGTACGAGGTCGAGGAGTGCATCGAGCGCGACATGACCTACTCCGCGCCGCTGAAGGCGCGGCTCCGGCTGGTCATCTTCGAGACGGTCGGGAAGGACGACGAAAAGCGTCCGGGCGACATCCTGGAGAAGGAAGTCTATCTCGGGGATCTGCCGCTCCTGACGGAGCAGGGAACGTTCGTCGTGAACGGAGCGGAGCGGGTCATCGTGAGCCAGCTTCATCGTTCCCCCGGCGTCGTGTTCGAAGAGACGCTGCACCCCAACGGCACGCGGCTTTTTTCGTCCCGGATCATCCCGTTCCGCGGATCCTGGGTCGAATTCACCCTCGACATCCACGACGTGATCCACGTCCACATCGACAAGAAGAAGAAATTCCCCGCCACCGCACTGCTGAGGGCGTTCGGCTATGGGCGGGACGTGGACATCCTCGAATGTTTCTGCCGACGCCGGCTCGTGCGGATCGACGCGGAGAATGACGAGGAGTCGTCGACGCATCGCGAGGTCACGGGCACGCTGGTGGCTCGGAGCATCGCGAACCCCGACTTCGGGGAGGATCCAGAAGCGCTGGAACTGCGCGGCTACGAGCCCGCTCCGGACGCGCCGCACTGGCTGGCGGACGATCTTCCCGGCGCGGATGGCGGGGAGCCGGTTGCGGCCCTCGGCGATCGGCTCGACGCGGAGTTGATTCAGCGCATCCTCGACCAGGAGATCACAAGTGTCGAGGTGTTCGGAGAGGACGACGCCTTCATCGTGCGCCGCGGGGAGCTGTTGGGCGAGGAAGCCCTCGAACGCCTCGTGCGCGCGGGCGTGTCGGAGGTCGAGGTGTACTCGAGCGCGACGTTCGTACCGCTGCGCGGGACCTACGAGGATCTCGCGATGCGCCGCGACTGGAGTTCGAGTCCGCAACTCGCCGCCGACGTCGTGGCCGAGGACACCGGAGAAGTCCTGGCCGAGAAGGGCGCGCGCTTCGATTCGAGCCTGTTCGCCAAGCTCAAGGCGGAGAAGGCCCGCGAGGCTCTCGTGTTCACGGGTGGTCCGCGCGGGGAGTCCCCGCTGCTGCGCAATACGCTCGCGAAGGATCCGACGGCGAGCGAGGCGGCCGCGCTGCACTCCATCTATTCTCTCGTCCGGCCCGGCGAGGCGCCGAACCTGGCGACGGCCCGGGGCGCGCTCGATCGGCTCTTCTTCAACCCCAAGCGATACGACCTGGGTCGGGTGGGGCGACACAAGATCAACCACCGGCTCAAGGACGTGTACCGGCTGCTCGGCCTCGATATCCCCGCGGGCGATCTCGTGGTGCTGGACCCGTCCGACTTCGTGGCGATCGTCCGCTACCTGGTCGAACTGCACGAGGGCCGCGGATACACGGACGACATCGACCACCTGGGGAACCGCCGCGTACGGTCCATCGGCGAACTCATCGCGAACCAGTTTTCCGTCGGACTGTCGCGCATGGCCCGCCTGGTGCGGGAGCGGATGTCGATCAACAGCGACCCCGAGAAGATTTCCATCGACGACCTCGTGAACGCGCGCACGGTAAGCGCCGTCATCCAGGCCTTCTTCGGGAGTTCGCAGCTGAGCCAGTTCATGGACCAGACGAACCCGCTCTCGGAACTCACGCACAAGCGACGCCTGAGCGCGCTGGGTCCGGGTGGGCTGACGCGGGAGCGCGCGGGCTTCGAAGTGCGGGACGTGCACTACTCGCACTACGGTCGGATGTGTCCGATCGAGACCCCGGAGGGCCCGAACATCGGGCTCATCACCTCGGTGACCACATACTCCCGTCTGAACGAGCTGGGCTTCCTCGAAACCCCCTATCGCAGGGTGGTCAACGAGCGGGTCTCGCAGGACGAAATCGTCTGGCTCTCGGCGAGCGAGGAGGAGGAGTACTCGGTCGCGCAGGCGAACGCCGAACTCAACCCCGACGGGACGTTCGCCCGCTCGCTCGTCCTCTGTCGGCGGCGTGACGACTATCCGCTGCTGCCGCCGGACGAGATCGACTTCATGGATGTCGCGCCCGATCAGTTGGTGGCGGTGTCGCCGGCGCTCATTCCGTTCCTCGAGCACGATGACGCGAACCGGGCGCTGATGGGATCGAACATGCAGCGGCAGGCCGTGCCGCTTCTCTTCCCGGAGCGTCCGCTCGTGGGTACGGGTCTGGAGGGCAAGGTGGCCCGGGACTCCGGCGCAGTGGTGCTTGCTCGCCGCGCCGGGACGGTGACTCGGGTCACGGCGGACGAAGTCGAGGTCGACACCGGCAAGCCCCGCCGGGCGGCCGGCGAGATCCCTCTCGCCCGCCTTACGCAGTACGACTCCTATCGGCTCAGGAAGTTCTGGCGCACGAATCAGGACACGGCGATCAACCAGCGGCCGATCGTCCGGGTCGGGGACCGCGTGGAAGCGGGCGATGTGATCGCGGACGGCGCCGGCACCGACGGCGGTTCGCTCGCGCTCGGCCGCAACGCGCTCGTCGCTTTCATGCCATGGTTCGGACACAATTTCGAGGACGCCATCGTGATCAGCGAGAAGCTGGTCAAGGGAGACGTCTACACGTCGGTCCACATCCAGGAACTCGAACTCCACGTCCGGGACACGAAACGCGGGATGGAGGAGATCACGCGCGAGATCCCCAACGTGGCCGAGGAAGCGCTCGTCGACCTCGACGACCGGGGGATCGTCCGCATCGGCGCCGCGGTTCGCTCGGGAGACATCCTCGTCGGCAAGATCACGCCGAAGGGGGAGACCGAGCTTTCCCCGGAAGAAAAGCTGCTGACGGCGATCTTCGGGGAGAAGGCGAAGGATGTGAAGGACAGCTCGCTGCGCGTTCCCCCGGGCGTTGAAGGGACCGTGATCGACGTCAAGATCTTCTCGAGGCGAATCGACGATCCGCTGCTGGAACGGGAGCACGGCGAGCGAATCGCTGAACTGCGCGAAGGCGAGCGCGAAGAGATCGCACGGGTGATGGAGGCCCGGGACGAGGAGATCCTGGAACTGCTTCAGGGGGAGACGGTGGTGCTGTGCCTCGGCCGGGGCTCCCTCGAACCGTTGTTCGCCGAGGGCACGAAGCTGACGAAGACGAAGCTTCGGAGCATCGACCTGGGAGAGATTGACCTCTCGACGCTGAAGGTGAAGACGGAGAAGTCGAACGACCTGATCCGCCGCGTGGAGGCCGAGGCTCGCATGCGAGTGGAACGGATACGCGAGCGCACGGAAGAGGGAATCGACAAGATCTTCCAGCCCGACGAGTTGTCCCCGGGCGTCGTCCAGCTCGTGAAGGTCTACCTTGCGGAGAAGCGAAAGATCTCGGTGGGAGACAAGATGGCCGGCCGGCACGGGAACAAGGGCATCATCGCCCGCGTGGTTCCCGAAGAGGACATGCCGGTCCTGCCCGACGGACAGTCCATCGAGATCGTACTCAACCCGCTCGGCGTACCGAGCCGGATGAACGTGGGTCAGATTCTCGAGACCACGCTGGGTTGGGCGGCCCGGGCTCTCGGCTTCGAGGCGAATACGCCCGTCTTCCAGGGAGCGACCGAGCATGAGATCGGCGCTCTCCTGAAGATCGGGGGCGCCTACTGGGCGGCTCGCACGCTCGGATCGGACGTGGAACCGCCCGAACTCTCCTACGAGACGATTCAGACGCTCGTCAACGAGATTCAGGCCCGGGCCGGAGACGATCCGGTTTCGGATGACCCGGCCAGTCTCGGACGCACGCTCGACGCCTATCTCGAGGGAGGAGGCGAACTTGCCTCGTACCTGCGGAGCCTGGCCTCCTTCGTCCTGCGCGTCGTGCGCGATGTTTCGGGTGCGACTACGGCGGCGAAGCTGGAGTCCGAGGGCTGGCCGAAGACCGCCGCGCTCTCGGGGCGGCGCAGGATCACCTCGGGCGTGGACGCGGCCGTCGTCGAGCTCATGGAGCGCGCGGGGCTGCGTTCGAACGGCAAGATGAGGCTGCGCGACGGTCGCACGGGCGATGAGTTCGTGGCGGATATCGCGGTCGGCGAGATCTACATGATGAAGCTCTCACACCTCGTCGACGACAAGATCCACGCACGCTCCATCGGTCCGTACAGCCTTGTCACGCAGCAGCCGCTGGCCGGCAAGGCGCAGTTCGGAGGGCAGCGCTTCGGCGAGATGGAGGTGTGGGCGCTGGAAGCCTACGGCGCGGCCCACACGCTGCAGG
- the rplL gene encoding 50S ribosomal protein L7/L12, with amino-acid sequence MSKIDDLLQQIGSLTVLEAAELKDKMEETFGVSAAAPVAVAAAPGGGGDAAEEEQTEFDVVLTAVGSKKIQVIKVVREVTSLGLKEAKAVVDNAPGPVKEGVSKEEAEEIKAKLEEQGATADLK; translated from the coding sequence ATGTCCAAAATCGACGATCTTCTGCAGCAGATCGGCTCGCTGACGGTGCTCGAAGCCGCCGAGCTGAAAGACAAGATGGAGGAAACCTTCGGCGTGTCGGCCGCTGCGCCTGTCGCCGTCGCCGCCGCTCCCGGTGGCGGAGGGGACGCCGCCGAGGAGGAGCAGACGGAGTTCGATGTCGTCCTCACGGCGGTGGGCAGCAAGAAGATCCAGGTGATCAAAGTCGTGCGCGAAGTGACGAGCCTGGGTCTCAAGGAGGCGAAAGCCGTCGTCGACAACGCCCCCGGACCCGTCAAGGAAGGCGTGTCCAAGGAGGAGGCGGAGGAGATCAAGGCCAAGCTCGAAGAGCAGGGCGCCACGGCGGATCTCAAGTAG
- the rpmG gene encoding 50S ribosomal protein L33 encodes MRVRITLECTECKERNYSTTKNRRTHPQRAEQKKYCRRCNGHTMHKETR; translated from the coding sequence ATGAGGGTTCGGATTACGCTCGAATGTACGGAGTGCAAAGAGCGCAACTATTCGACGACGAAGAATCGGCGGACCCATCCGCAGCGGGCCGAACAGAAGAAGTACTGTCGCCGCTGTAACGGACACACAATGCACAAAGAAACACGATAA
- the secE gene encoding preprotein translocase subunit SecE has translation MAGIVRRTQEFAEQVQVEMRRVTWPDKDQLRGATIGILIFVFIMAIVIGAMDSVFAAAVRFIVRSFGG, from the coding sequence TTGGCCGGCATCGTCAGAAGAACCCAGGAGTTCGCGGAGCAGGTACAGGTCGAGATGCGTCGGGTCACGTGGCCCGACAAGGATCAGTTGCGCGGCGCAACGATCGGCATCCTGATCTTCGTCTTCATCATGGCCATCGTCATCGGGGCCATGGATTCGGTCTTCGCGGCGGCGGTGCGTTTCATCGTCCGGTCGTTCGGTGGTTGA
- the rplA gene encoding 50S ribosomal protein L1 has translation MPKRGKKYRSAVEAAPSNGALAPREALERVRKTAFANFDETVEAAVRLGVDPRKADQIVRGTVILPAGTGRKVRVLALVKADRAAEATEAGADYVGTDYIEQIQEGWLDFDVAIATPDLMKDVARLGRILGPRGLMPTPKAGTVTMDVSRAVRESKAGKIEFRVDRTGNVHAPIGKVSFELDQLSENLDALMDEIVRLKPAASKGRYVKSVTVTSTMGLGVSVDEDLYR, from the coding sequence ATGCCGAAACGCGGCAAGAAATACCGCTCGGCCGTAGAGGCCGCTCCGTCGAACGGCGCCCTTGCGCCGCGCGAGGCGCTTGAGCGTGTGCGGAAAACGGCGTTCGCAAACTTCGACGAGACGGTCGAGGCCGCCGTGCGCCTCGGCGTGGACCCCCGCAAGGCGGACCAGATCGTGCGCGGCACGGTCATCCTGCCTGCAGGCACGGGACGCAAGGTGCGCGTGCTCGCCCTCGTGAAGGCGGACCGGGCGGCCGAGGCGACCGAGGCCGGCGCGGACTACGTGGGCACCGACTACATCGAGCAGATTCAGGAGGGTTGGCTCGATTTCGACGTGGCGATCGCGACGCCGGATCTTATGAAGGATGTTGCCAGGCTGGGCCGGATACTCGGCCCGCGTGGCCTCATGCCCACGCCGAAGGCCGGCACGGTCACCATGGACGTGAGTCGGGCCGTTCGCGAATCGAAGGCGGGCAAGATCGAATTCCGGGTGGACCGTACCGGCAACGTGCATGCGCCGATCGGAAAAGTGAGCTTCGAACTCGACCAGCTGAGCGAGAATCTCGATGCGCTCATGGACGAGATCGTGCGGTTGAAGCCCGCCGCGTCGAAGGGCCGGTATGTGAAGAGCGTGACCGTGACCAGCACGATGGGTCTCGGTGTTTCCGTCGACGAGGACCTGTACCGATAG
- the rplJ gene encoding 50S ribosomal protein L10: MRLEEKQRVTQELTAQIEESGTIYLTDFTGLNVKAITDFRTRLRDEGLSYRVVKNTLMKRALEDLDLPDLSAHLEGPTGLILSDADPVAPARVLKEFAKANEDRPVVKVGVINRVETSPEEVRRIADLPAREVLLGSIAGGLTASVGGIAGALNALFRDIADMIEQVGRKNESA, encoded by the coding sequence ATGAGACTCGAAGAAAAGCAGCGCGTCACGCAGGAACTCACTGCGCAGATCGAAGAGAGCGGGACGATCTACCTGACCGACTTCACCGGTTTGAACGTGAAGGCGATCACGGATTTCCGAACGCGACTCCGAGACGAGGGCCTCAGCTATCGGGTCGTGAAGAACACCCTCATGAAGCGGGCGCTCGAGGATCTGGATCTCCCGGATCTGAGCGCTCACCTCGAGGGTCCGACGGGGCTCATCCTCAGCGACGCCGACCCGGTCGCGCCGGCCAGGGTGCTGAAGGAATTCGCGAAAGCGAACGAGGACCGGCCGGTGGTGAAGGTCGGCGTCATCAATCGGGTGGAAACGTCGCCGGAGGAAGTGAGGCGCATCGCCGATCTTCCCGCGCGCGAGGTTCTGCTCGGCAGCATCGCGGGCGGGCTCACGGCGAGCGTCGGCGGCATCGCCGGCGCGCTGAATGCGCTCTTCCGCGACATCGCAGACATGATCGAACAGGTCGGAAGGAAGAACGAGTCCGCCTGA
- the rplK gene encoding 50S ribosomal protein L11, whose product MPPTKQVTGFIKLQIPGGQANPAPPVGPALGQHGLNIMDFCKAFNAQTQQEAGTIIPVEITVYKDRTFSFITKTPPAVELLKKELGLESGSPVPNREKVGKVTDDQLRRIARIKMKDLNAADEEAAMRMIAGTARSMGIERAD is encoded by the coding sequence ATGCCGCCGACGAAACAGGTTACCGGATTCATCAAGCTGCAGATTCCGGGGGGGCAGGCGAATCCGGCCCCGCCCGTGGGTCCTGCCCTGGGCCAGCACGGCCTCAACATCATGGACTTCTGCAAGGCGTTCAACGCGCAGACGCAGCAGGAAGCCGGCACGATCATCCCCGTCGAGATCACGGTCTACAAGGACCGGACATTCAGCTTCATCACCAAGACGCCACCGGCGGTGGAGTTGCTCAAGAAGGAACTCGGTCTCGAGTCGGGCTCTCCGGTTCCGAACCGCGAGAAGGTCGGCAAGGTCACCGACGACCAGCTGCGCAGGATCGCCAGGATCAAGATGAAGGATCTCAACGCGGCCGATGAAGAGGCTGCGATGCGGATGATCGCGGGCACCGCACGATCCATGGGGATCGAGCGGGCCGACTGA
- the tuf gene encoding elongation factor Tu, producing MAKEKFERTKPHVNVGTIGHVDHGKTTLTAAITQVQAQKGYGEYVAFDQIDKAPEERERGITIATAHVEYESEGRHYAHVDCPGHADYVKNMITGAAQMDGAIVVVSAADGPMPQTREHILLARQVNVPYIVVFLNKVDQVDDEELLDLVELEVRELLSEYEFPGDDVPVVRGSALHALESGDPSASETACIGELMEALDSYIPVPERATDKPFLMPVEDVFTITGRGTVVTGRIERGVVKTGEGVELVGLGSEKKTVVTGVEMFRKILDEGQAGDNAGLLLRGVAKTEVERGMVVAHPQSITPHRKFSAEVYVLTKNEGGRHTPFFNGYRPQFYFRTTDVTGSAELPEGVEMVMPGDNVNMAVELIAPIAMEENLRFAIREGGRTVGAGVVTAIHD from the coding sequence ATGGCGAAGGAAAAGTTCGAGCGAACGAAGCCGCATGTGAACGTGGGCACGATCGGTCACGTGGACCACGGGAAGACGACGCTGACGGCGGCGATCACGCAGGTGCAGGCTCAGAAGGGATACGGGGAGTACGTGGCGTTCGACCAGATCGACAAGGCTCCTGAGGAGCGTGAGCGCGGGATCACGATCGCGACGGCGCACGTGGAGTACGAGTCGGAGGGGCGTCATTACGCGCACGTGGACTGTCCGGGGCACGCGGACTACGTGAAGAACATGATCACGGGCGCGGCTCAGATGGACGGAGCGATCGTGGTGGTGTCGGCGGCGGACGGGCCGATGCCGCAGACGCGGGAGCACATTTTGTTGGCCCGCCAGGTGAACGTGCCGTACATCGTGGTGTTTTTGAACAAGGTGGACCAGGTCGACGACGAGGAGTTGCTGGACCTGGTGGAGCTGGAGGTTCGGGAGCTGTTGAGCGAGTACGAGTTTCCGGGCGATGACGTGCCGGTGGTACGGGGCTCTGCGCTCCATGCGTTGGAGAGCGGGGATCCGTCGGCTTCGGAGACGGCGTGCATCGGGGAGCTGATGGAGGCGCTGGACAGCTACATCCCGGTTCCGGAGCGTGCGACGGACAAGCCGTTCTTGATGCCTGTGGAGGACGTGTTCACGATCACGGGCCGGGGGACGGTGGTGACGGGTCGGATCGAGCGGGGGGTGGTGAAGACGGGCGAGGGCGTGGAGTTGGTGGGCCTGGGCTCGGAGAAGAAGACGGTGGTGACGGGTGTGGAGATGTTCCGGAAGATCCTGGACGAGGGCCAGGCGGGAGACAACGCGGGGCTTCTGCTGCGCGGGGTGGCGAAGACGGAGGTGGAGCGCGGGATGGTGGTCGCGCACCCTCAGTCGATCACGCCTCACCGGAAGTTTTCGGCGGAGGTGTACGTGCTGACGAAGAACGAGGGGGGACGGCATACGCCGTTCTTCAACGGATACCGTCCCCAGTTCTACTTCCGGACGACGGACGTGACGGGCTCGGCGGAGCTGCCCGAAGGGGTGGAGATGGTGATGCCGGGGGACAATGTGAATATGGCGGTGGAGCTGATCGCGCCGATCGCGATGGAGGAGAACCTCCGGTTCGCGATCCGCGAGGGAGGCCGGACGGTGGGCGCCGGGGTCGTCACCGCCATCCACGACTAG
- the nusG gene encoding transcription termination/antitermination protein NusG, whose translation MVESAGAGAAQTGLPEDALRWYALQTYSGHEKKVKTLLEQKIQEYGDEPPIREVIVPTQEVVEIKGGKRVKSTKRLYPGYVLIQMLLDQNTMYVVNNVPGVIKFVGSGKDPQPLKTEEMNKILGIADELEQAGPETEIPFRPGQVVEVMEGPFSDFSGTVEEVFAEKGKVRVQVSLFGRPTSVELDYTQLQGF comes from the coding sequence GTGGTTGAGTCCGCGGGCGCGGGAGCCGCGCAGACCGGCCTTCCCGAGGACGCGCTGCGCTGGTACGCGCTGCAGACGTACTCGGGTCACGAGAAGAAGGTGAAGACGCTGCTGGAGCAGAAGATCCAGGAGTATGGGGATGAGCCTCCGATTCGCGAGGTCATCGTCCCCACGCAGGAGGTCGTCGAGATCAAGGGAGGGAAGCGCGTCAAGTCGACGAAGCGGCTCTACCCGGGCTACGTGCTGATTCAGATGCTGCTGGACCAGAACACGATGTACGTCGTGAACAACGTCCCCGGCGTCATCAAGTTCGTGGGGAGCGGGAAAGATCCCCAGCCGCTCAAGACCGAGGAGATGAACAAGATCCTCGGCATTGCGGATGAACTCGAGCAGGCGGGCCCGGAAACGGAGATCCCCTTCCGGCCGGGACAGGTCGTGGAAGTCATGGAAGGACCGTTCAGCGATTTCAGCGGAACGGTGGAAGAAGTGTTTGCGGAGAAGGGCAAGGTGCGCGTGCAGGTGAGCCTGTTCGGGCGCCCGACCTCGGTTGAACTGGACTACACGCAGCTGCAGGGGTTCTGA